Proteins from a genomic interval of Pectinophora gossypiella chromosome 4, ilPecGoss1.1, whole genome shotgun sequence:
- the LOC126382353 gene encoding piggyBac transposable element-derived protein 4-like: MNDDHFAETVTSWMTDFFDSEDEDLLDIDSNDVDLGISLSTQSNTRTATDCAADDDGLTTEQISLLHAQEEADDICVRDLAPTNDFFEFNWTCDRQTFTGKREVFTGSPGPTFTVTNDMTPTDIFYKMFDTDFVDMLIRQTNLYGEQKLTKLKQNRETKKHTRTLRWTPTDRDEVIAFLALIILQGLYPKVTEESYFSYDGFGTTPFFGRIMSYNRYFLLKTMLHFVDNDSTEDTTKLNKIRPVIDYFNAKFSSMYYPGQNVAIDESLLKWHGRLSISQKIATKAAQVGVKTYEMCESSSGYLWQFRVYTGKDGPNRKRKMRQSDDHNTQQQTEDQDTQQERLDNSDSQTHRPEDRVIQQDQANDPDTQQDRHDDQSSSTFRPRNATSQIVYDLMTPLLHRGHTLIMDNFYNAPLLARCLKQEKTDVFGTLRLSREFVPESLKTIKKTDMRQGEIVASYCSDLSVMLWRDSNLVSMISTYHPLLIGSVTTYNRTQVHKPAVVLDYNKSMGGVDRKDQYLASQALERQKTKVWYKKLFRRLYNAAIFNCFVIYDSNPTHKLDHRQFRRTLAEDLLRLHKNIDLTTEPKLIRHRETTQLVARQTTRPYVASNHFPMKTGSTATRCFMCTKNKRPSRTAYKCEECDVNLCIVYCFKAYHKPPRTSTTNQDNTDD; the protein is encoded by the coding sequence ATGAACGACGATCACTTTGCCGAGACTGTGACTAGCTGGATGACAGACTTTTTTGATAGTGAGGACGAAGACTTACTCGATATCGACAGTAATGACGTTGACTTGGGTATCTCACTCTCGACACAAAGTAATACTCGTACAGCCACTGACTGCGCAGCAGACGATGATGGACTAACTACTGAACAAATTTCTTTACTTCATGCGCAAGAGGAAGCTGATGACATATGTGTGAGAGACTTGGCACCTACTAacgatttttttgaatttaattggACGTGTGACAGACAGACTTTTACTGGTAAGCGAGAAGTCTTTACTGGTTCGCCAGGACCGACATTCACGGTTACTAACGACATGACTCCgactgatattttttataaaatgtttgacACTGATTTTGTTGACATGCTGATACGACAAACAAACCTTTACGGTGAACAAAAACTgacaaaactaaaacaaaaccgAGAAACGAAAAAACATACACGGACTTTGCGTTGGACACCGACTGACCGGGACGAAGTGATAGCGTTTTTAGCACTGATTATACTTCAGGGATTATACCCCAAAGTGACGGAGGAGTCCTACTTCTCTTATGACGGGTTTGGGACTACTCCTTTCTTTGGGCGAATAATGTCCTACAACAGATACTTCCTGTTAAAAACGATGTTACACTTTGTAGACAATGACTCGACTGAGGACACGACAAAACTTAATAAGATAAGACCTGTCATCGACTATTTTAATGCCAAATTTTCATCAATGTATTACCCTGGACAGAACGTGGCTATTGACGAGAGCCTACTAAAATGGCATGGCCGACTTAGTATTTCTCAAAAAATAGCAACCAAAGCCGCTCAAGTAGGTGTAAAAACCTATGAAATGTGCGAGTCGTCATCAGGCTACCTATGGCAGTTCAGGGTGTATACTGGAAAAGATGGCCCcaacagaaaaagaaaaatgcgaCAATCTGACGACCACAACACCCAGCAACAGACTGAGGATCAGGACACACAGCAAGAGCGACTTGACAACAGTGACAGCCAGACACACCGACCTGAAGACCGCGTCATCCAGCAGGACCAAgctaatgaccctgacacccaACAAGACCGACATGACGACCAATCGAGCAGTACGTTTCGTCCGCGAAATGCTACTTCTCAGATTGTTTATGACTTAATGACACCACTACTTCACCGGGGACACACGCTAATAATGGATAATTTTTATAATGCTCCATTATTAGCGCGTTGCCTTAAACAGGAAAAGACTGACGTATTTGGGACTCTGAGATTATCGCGAGAATTTGTTCCCGAAAGTTTAAAGACTATAAAAAAGACTGACATGCGACAAGGTGAAATAGTGGCATCTTACTGTTCCGATCTGTCGGTGATGTTGTGGCGTGACTCTAACCTCGTTAGTATGATCTCCACTTACCATCCCCTTCTAATCGGATCAGTGACTACGTATAACCGTACGCAAGTACATAAGCCGGCTGTCGTCCTTGACTACAACAAATCAATGGGAGGTGTCGACCGCAAAGATCAGTATCTTGCCAGTCAAGCTCTTGAGAGACAGAAAACTAAAGTGTGGTACAAGAAGCTGTTTAGGCGCCTTTACAATGCAGCAATCTTTAACTGCTTTGTGATTTACGATAGTAATCCCACACACAAACTTGATCACCGTCAGTTTAGGAGGACGCTGGCTGAAGACTTGCTACGGTTGCACAAAAACATTGACTTGACGACAGAACCCAAACTAATTCGACATAGAGAGACGACTCAATTGGTGGCACGCCAAACAACGCGACCGTACGTGGCCTCGAACCATTTTCCGATGAAAACGGGATCCAC